A genome region from Rhizobium favelukesii includes the following:
- a CDS encoding potassium channel family protein, which translates to MVACELPAGRTEGWSLTDALYFTLVTGLTIGYGDMTPHLFSSPVLAVVIGFSGIVITGLVAAVSVQALRGAGIDPNS; encoded by the coding sequence ATGGTCGCATGCGAGCTTCCCGCCGGACGAACAGAAGGCTGGTCGTTGACCGACGCCCTCTATTTCACCCTCGTGACTGGCCTTACGATTGGCTACGGGGATATGACGCCGCACCTCTTTTCATCGCCCGTTCTGGCAGTCGTCATCGGCTTTTCCGGCATCGTCATTACCGGGCTTGTCGCGGCAGTCAGCGTGCAGGCACTGCGCGGGGCGGGGATCGATCCCAACTCGTGA